The window GCCTGTTTTTTTCTGTAACTGTGGCGATATCCATTTTAAGGTCATCAGCCTCAGCCTGTTTTTTGAGATATTCGCTTTTTCCGACACAGCCACTCATGATCAGAAGCGCCACAACTGCAAAAGAAAGCTTTTTTTCTAGATGAAGCATATCGTTCCCTCGTTAATTTTGTGCCAAGTTCTAATACTTCGAAGCGAAACTATTTTCAACCAATAATCGAACAGGTTATAGAACGGGGCTGATGACAATTTGCCTGTTTATTAATCGCTGACATTATGGTAAAAAAATAAAAACAGTGTGCTGCGATGGGAAAGGAGGCTTCATGAGGGTGCGTGTATCGGCTGTATTTGAAAGGGGCGGTGAGATTCTCTGTATGAAATACATGTACGGAGGCAAGGATGTTTTTGCACTGCCGGGCGGCGGCGTAGATCAGGACGCTCCGCTGAAGACAACGCTGATTAAAGAGTGGAAGGAAGAACTGGGCATCAAGGTGGATATCGGGGGGGTCATAATGGTGGGCGAGGCGCCCGTAACAAAGCGGCATCCCCAGACCCTGCATATCATTTTTGAGGCCTTTGAGATTTACGGCACTCCTAAAGTGAGGCCGGACAATACCAGTTCCCTCGGCATCGCCTGGGTTGCTGTCGAGAAAATCAACCAGTGTGCGATTTACCCTGATGTGGGAAAAAAACTCTATGATTTCCTGATGAAAGAACCGAAAACCGCTCTGGAATTCATCGATAACTGCATGGAGCGTGGCTTCTGGTAGCATTATGAAATCGCTTGATAAAGAGGTAAAGACCGTAAAACTGATGATCGGCCTTTACTGTCGAGGCCAGCATGGGGCAAAAGAGCCGTGTGAGAGCTGCCGGGAGCTTGCCGGCTATGCCGAGGCGCGGATCAGGGGTTGTCGTTACGGAGAAAAGAAACCTGCCTGCAGCCAATGCCCGATCCATTGCTACAAGAAGGAGATGCGGGGGCGGATCACCGAGGTGATGCGTTTTGCGGGGCCAAGAATGACCTGGCGTCACCCCCTTCTGGCCATTCAGCACCTGGCAGGCAGGAAGGGCAGTTACGAGCGGTAATGTTTCCTCGGCTTTCCAGAGAGGTCAGATTGCAACGATTAATTGGCATCAGCATAGCCGTTTGGATTCATTGATTGCCAGCGCCAGGAGTCGCTGCACATTCGCTCGAGGTCGAACTGCGCCTCCCAGCCGAGCAATGATTTTGCCAGTGAAGGATCGGCGTAGCATTTGGCGACGTCGCCCGGACGCCGCGCCACTATTTCATACGGCACCTCGCGGCCGGAGGACTTTTCAAAGGCCCTTACCATCTCCAGCACGGAGTAACCCTTACCGGTTCCCAGATTGACTGTCAGCAGCCGCGGCTGAGCCGTCAGTGCCTCCAGCGCCTTCAGATGTCCTCGGGCCAGATCAACAACATGAATATAGTCCCGCACGCCGGTTCCGTCCGGGGTGTCATAATCACCGCCAAAGACGTTCAACTTGGCCCGTTTGCCGACTGCCACCTGAGAGATATACGGCATCAGATTGTTGGGAATCCCGTGCGGGTCCTCGCCGATCAGACCGCTTGCGTGCGCCCCGACCGGATTGAAATAACGCAGCCGCGCAATCCGCCAAGTATTATCCGCAGTGAACAGATCGCCGAGCATCTCCTCGATCATCAGCTTGGTGCGCCCGTAAGGGTTGGTCGCCGCAAGCGGAAAATCCTCTCTGATCGGAGTCGTATGCGGATCGCCATATACCGTTGCCGATGAGCTGAAGACGATGGTTTTGCATCCGAACTCCTGCATCGTTTCCAATAGACAAATTGTGCCGGTCAGATTGTTGTTGTAATAAAGGAGCGGTTCCGTTACCGATTCTCCCACCGCTTTCAGCCCGGCAAAATGAATCACCGCCTCAGGCTGATAATTGTCGAAAACACCCGCCAGATCTGCATGCGACCGAATATCGCCCTTGACGAAGGGGACGATTTTCCCGGTAATGGTTTCGAGCCGCTGCAATGACGCTGAAGAGGCGTTGCTCAAATTGTCGAACGCCACCAGTTCAAAGCCTGCCGCGATCAACTCAATGCAGGTATGTGAACCAATGTACCCCGCCCCGCCGGTTACCAGAATCATTTTTGAATTTCCTTTTCCGCCCGCCCCTATCTTCAAGTTCCGTAGCACCAATGCGGCTATATATAAGCGATTACAAGCTTTCTGTAAAGCTGGATTTCATTTACGGCAGTTGATAAAAGATTTCAAAACTTTCGGTCTGTCGTTTATACGATCGTTTGTATGAAAATCCCCCCATCCCCCCTTTGCCAAAGGGGGGTAAGGGGGGATTTTCATGCTTCGTTGTGCCCGACACGGGCATGGGGGTTTGTTTGGAGTTGACAGCCACGGGCATTCATGGTGTATAGGGCGCGCTTTCAGGCCAAGATGCCTGCGGCAAATAAGAAAAGGAGAAACTAACCATGACAGAACAGCTTTTAGGGGCAACTATTAAAACGACCAAGGGGGATATCCAAATTAAATTCTTTCCCGTCGAGGCGCCGCTCACGGTCCTCAATTTTATCAACCTTGCGGCACGGGGCTTTTATGACGGGCTTGCCTTCCATCGGGTCATTCCTGATTTCATGATTCAGGGCGGTTGCCCGCTGGGGACGGGCACCGGCGGTCCCGGCTACCGTTTTCCGGACGAGTTTTCGCCAAGTCTCAAACATGACAAACCGGGCATCCTCTCAATGGCCAATGCCGGTCCTGGCACCAACGGCAGCCAGTTTTTCATCACCCATGTTCCGACCCCCTGGCTGAACAACAAACACACCATCTTTGGCGAGGTTGCCGGAGCGGATAATCAAAACGTTGTAAACAGCATTGGCGTCGGCGACAAAATCGTTTCGATAGAGATCAGCGGCGACTACTCTGGATTGGCCGAAACAAACAAGCAGCAGCTTGAGGGCTGGAACTCTATCCTGGACGCAAAGAAAAAATAAAGGGCTGAGCTGTCTTCCCGTTTTTTGTGAGATTGTTCATTGCGGCCTCTTTATTTACGTCCAGGCTTTATCGCTGCTTTTGGCTTCTTTTCATTCTGCGGACGATTCGTTTTGGGGGCAGCCTTTTTCTTTTTGAGCAGCCAGTGAGGTTTGCGCTTGGCGAGAAGATCGGCGAGCCCCCGTTGAAATTCCTCGCCGGCGCAGGCGTTGGCAAAACGAAGGGCGCTGTCTTCGCACAGTCCGGGGGTAATCGGGTCCCCAGCCGTTGACCGCAGCCAATCCTTGAGGCAAGCCTGGGCGTTGGGGGCGCCCTGAATGATTTTACCGATCAACTCGTTAATCCGGGCGTCGAGCTCCTCCGCAGGGGTGATGTCGGTCAAGAGCCCGGTGCGGTAGGCCTCGGCGGCGGCAAAAAGTTCGCCTGAGAGGAACCAGTGGCGCGCCGTCCGTTCTCCCACCGCTTTGAGCAAATAGGGGACAATCGTGGTTGGAAGCAGGCCGAAACGCAGATCAGAAAGCCCAAACTCCGCATTATAGTCGCTAACCGCCATATCGCAGGCGGCAACAAGCGCTGCACCGCCATTGACTGCAAAACCAGTAACGCGGGCGATCGTCGGCTTGGAGAGGTTATGGATGGTCTGCAGCAGTTTTGCCAGGCTCATCGCGTCAAGGCGATTTTTTTCCAAACTGTTTTCGGCGAGTTCCTGCAGCCTTTCCCTGTCCGCGCCGGCACAGAAGCACGCACCCGCTCCGGCGAGAACGACGATGCGAACTTCCTGATCGGCATCCAGCAACGAGAAGGCTTCCTCAAGCTCCTTGATCATTGTTGCGTCGAGCGCATTTTGCCTCTCCGGACGGTTCATCCAGATGACCCCCACACCCTGTCTTATTTCCACCAGCAATGTTTTGTAAGTCATATTCACCTCTATGGTTTGCAAAAAAGGGCTCCCCTTGGGAAGCCCTTATATTTGGTGGGTCGTGCGGGAATCGGACCCGCGACCAACGGATTAAAAGTCCGCTGCTCTACCAGCTGAGCTAACGACCCTCTGAAGTTCAGGCTGTGGGCTTTAACAGGAACGGCGTTTTCTTGTCAAGCATTATATGAATTTTTCCATCCCCCCCGTTTAACCGGAGAAGGGGTCGTAAAGGGAGATCGTTTCTTCGCGGTCGGGGCCTACGGAGACAAGAGCCATCGGCACGCCGGTTATCTCTTCCAGCCGTTCGATATAGCGTCTCGTATTTTTGGGAAGGTCTTCCATTTTTTTTGCCTTCCGGATGTCTTCCGTCCAGCCGTCCAGCTCTTCGTAAACAGGCTGGCAGGAGGCAAGAACCCGCAAATTGGCGGGGACGGATTCGGTGAACTCCGCATTTGCTGATCTATATTCAGTGCAGACCTTTATTTTCTCAATTCCGGTCAGGACGTCGAGTTTTGTCAGGGCGATGCCGGTAATCCCCGAAAGGCGGATTGAATGGCGAACCAGAACAGTGTCGAGCCAGCCGCAACGGCGCTTACGGCCGGTTGTCGCGCCGAATTCCTGGCCGACCTGCTGCAGTCTCTCCCCAACCGCGTCTTTCAACTCGGTGGGAAAGGGTCCTTCTCCAACCCTTGTTGTGTAAGCCTTGCATATTCCAATAACATTCTGAATGGCCGCTGGTCCTACTCCTGTGCCGCAGGCGGCATTGCCGGAAACGGTGTTGGAAGATGTTACATATGGGAAGGTGCCGTGGTCGATATCAAGATGGGAGCCCTGTGCGCCTTCGAAGAGGATATTACTCCCCTTGTTCATCTCCTTTTGCAAAATGAGCGAGCAATCGGCCACGAGCGGCCTGATTTTTTCGCTGTAGGAGCGGTACTCCGCGAATATTGCCTCACCGTCGAGCGGTTCTTCGCCGAAGAGTTTAGTCAGATAGAAGTTTTTTTCTTCGATGTTTCGAATCAGTATTTCCCTGAAAACCTCTTCATCGAGAAGATCGCAGATGCGGATGCCGACCCTTGAGATTTTGTCCTCATAGCACGGTCCGATGCCGCGGCCGGTAGTGCCGATTTTCTTGCCGACGCCGTGGGATTCACGGGCTACATCAATCCTGCGGTGGTAAGGCATGATGACATGCGCCTTTTCGCTGACGTAAAGCCGGACATCAGCCGGCAGGAGGCCCTGTTCCCGCAGACCGTCCAGTTCTTTGATCAGTACCCCCGGATCAATGACGACGCCGTTTCCGATCATGCAGATCTTTCCGGCGTGGAGTATCCCTGAGGGGATGAGATGCATGATGATTTGTCTGCCTCCGATAACGAGGGTGTGGCCGGCGTTGTTGCCGCCTTGAAATCTCGCGACGACGTCGGCCTTTTCGGAATAAATATCGACAACCTTTCCCTTTCCCTCATCGCCCCACTGGGCGCCAACGATAACTGTATTTGCCATTTTTATGCTCCAATCTGATTGAATGACTGCAATGCAACACTTTCCAACGAGGCGGTTCTGTCACTTAAAATTTTTCCGTGATAAACAGGCCCGTACAGACGCGGCGACTGATTAGCCCCGCTTTTGCCGCCGGTTTCCGCACTCGTGAAGCGGACCTTTACATCTCCAGCTCGTTTACGGACAAAATGTTGGGCAGATTTCGCAGCTTATCAACAACATCCGGCAAGACAACGCTGTCGGTCCCAAGTATTACCATTGCCCGGCCATCGATCTGTTCCCGGCTCAGGTTGAGGTGGGAAATATTGACGCCGCTTTGACTGAGGATAGTGCCGATATTGCCGATTACCCCCGGTTTATCGTTGTTGTAAACTACAAACAGCCTGCCTTCAGGAATGACTTCGACGGTAAATTTGTTAATGCGGACGATGCGCGGTTCATTCCTTCCGAAAATGGCGCCTGCCGCGAATGCTTCTTCCTTTGCCGTCTTTACGGTAACGGAGATCATGCTGGTATAGTCTTTCACCTCATTGCTTTTGGACTCGACAACGCGTATTCCCCGTTCCTTGGCGATAAACGGCGCATTTATGAAATTTACGCTTTCGTTCAGGATGGGGGTCAGAAGTCCCTTCAGTAGGGAGATGGTGATTGGCGCCACGTTGTAGTTCAGGATCTCTCCGTTGTATTCGATGTCTACTTCCTCGATCGCCCCGGATACGAGCTGCGCCTCAAATTTCCCCAGTTTCTCCGCCAGCGTGAGATAGGGCTGAATGACCGTGAGGATCTCCGCGCTTACCGCCGGGAAATTAACTGCGCCGTTGATTTCGCCGGTTGTAAGATAGGCGCAGATCTGTTTGGCGATGGCCACTGCGACGTTGATCTGTGCCTCATCGGTTGAGGCCCCCAGGTGGGGAGTGCAGATTACGTTCTCCAGGGAAATGAGCGCCATGTTTTTTGTCGGCTCCTCTTCGAATACGTCAAGGGCGGCGCCGGCAATGCGTCCGGCAACAAGCGCTTCGTAGAGATCTTTTTCGTCGATAATTCCGCCGCGGGCGCAGTTTATGACACAGGCTTCTTTTTTCATCTTCTTGAAGGCCTCGGCGTTAATTACCCCGCGGGTTTCCTTGGTCATGGGGGTGTGAACGGAGATGAAATCGGCCGTTGTGAATATCTCGTCTAAGGACGCGAGCGTGATGCCCATTTTTTCCGCTGCTTCCGGCGAGATAAACGGGTCGTAGGCGATAACCCTCATCTTGAGTCCCAGGGCGCGGTCGGCAACGATTCCTCCGACACGACCAATTCCGACTATTCCGAGTGTCTTGTTGAGAAGCTCTCTGCCGGTAAACTTGCTCTTTTCCCATTTCCCGGCCTTCATGGAGGCTGTCGCCTGGGGAATCTTTCTGTTGAGGGCAAGCATCATCGCGATTGCATGCTCGCCTGTTGTAACGGAGTTGCCGCCAGGGGTGTTCATAACGATGATTCCCCGTTTGCTGGCCTCGGGGATATCTACATTGTCAAGCCCGATTCCTGCCCGGCCGATGACCTTCAGCCGGCCGGCGAGCTCCATGACCTCAGCGGTAACCTTGGTCGCACTGCGAATTATCAGCGCATCGTAATTGCCGATGACGGCCTTCAATTCCTCCGGGGTCATTTTTGTTCGAAAATCAAACTCTATCCCTTTGTTGCATTTTAATATTTCCAACCCTTCCGGTGACAGATTATCACTGATTAGGACATTTTTCATCGCTTTTCCTCCCCGTGCAATTATTTTAAAGATGCAATTTATTCATATAAAAAAGTCTTTTCGTTGTTTGAAACTACACTCTTTCCCGAAGCGGCCATTATAACCCGGCAATTTTTTCCCGGTAAACCTTTTCCAGCTCAGCCAGGGCGAAGCTTATATCCGCCGGTTCAATGGTGGGGCCGCACCATAGACGGAAGCCCGGAGGGGCGTCCTTGTAGGAGTTCATGTCGTAGGCGGCTTTTCTCTTCGCCATCTCCGACGATATCTCTTTGAGGAATTTGGCCTGCTCTGCCAGGGGAAGGGCCTGCACTTGCGGGCTCACAACAGAAAGGCAAACAGATGTGGTGGAACGCGTCTCGGGCGCTTCGGCCAGAAAGGCAATCCAGTCGTTGGCTGCCGACCATTTTTCTACGATCTGGAAATTTTCCCTGCTCCGCTTGATCAACCCGGCCAGGCCGATTTTTCCGGCCCATTTCAGGGCGTCGAGGTAATCTTCGACGCACAGAAGCGACGGGGTATTGATCGTGCTGGCCTCGAAGATCGTCTGGTTTATTTTTCCACCTTTTTTCATCCGGAATATTTTGGGAAGCGGCCAGGGAGGATCATAAGATTCAAGCCTTTCAACAGCGCGGGGGCTTAGCGCCAGCATGCCATGCGCAGCTTCGCCGCCCAGACATTTCTGCCAGGAAAAGGTCAGGACATCCACCTTGTCCCATTGTATCGGCATCGCGAAGGCGGCGCTTGTCGCGTCACAGAAGGAAAGTCCCTTGCGGTCGGACGGTATCCAGTCCCAATTCGGAATTTTGACGCCGCTAGTGGTGCCGTTGGCGACAAAGATTACATCGTTCTCCCAGTTGACGGTGGCAAGAGCGGGGATTTTCCCGTAGTCCGCCCGGATTACCGTCGGGCTCAGTTTTAACTGTTTGGCGACGTCGGTCGCCCAGCCCTCGGAAAAACTCTCCCAGACCAGAACGGTTACCGCCCGTGTTCCCAGCAGGCTCCACATGGCGGCCTCAAAAGCCCCGGTGTCCGATGCCGGCATTATTCCCAGAAGATAATGATCAGGGATTTCAAGGATTTTTCGTGTTTCGTTGATGGCGTCTTGAAGTTTTCCCTTGCCCAGCGTGGAGCGGTGGGAACGGCCCACTGCCGCGTCCTTCAGGGCGTCGAGGTTCCATCCCGGCCTCTTGCTGCAGGGGCCGGAGCCGAAATTAGGATTTGTCATACGAGGCTCCTTTCATGAAAAGAAAGAACAGAGATTTGTAAAAAAATGAATTGTGCATCATCCTCAATGATGTTTTTAAGTATTTTCTGTTTTTGATACGTATATCCTCTTCGATTGAGTATGCCGCAATCCTCCAGTTACAGGTAACCTACATAATCAGCTTTGAGTGAATATCAGGATTATCGTAATTATTCAAGTGGATATTGGTTGACGCCGGACAATCTAAAGGGTATTAGTTTAACACATTTACGGCATGCAGGAGGGTATTCGTGAAAACAGAGATTACCGTTAATAAAAAAATTAAGACTGTGTTTTTCTGCAGCAACTGCGGACAGCAGGCCCCCAAATGGCTGGGTCGCTGTCCCACTTGCGGCGAGTGGAACACCTTTGTCGAGGAGGAGCTGCAAAGCGATTCCGCTTGCAAAACTTCTGAATTCCGCTTGAACGGTGTTCCCCAATCCATTGAGGCGATTGAAGCGAAAGATGGGGAGCGTCTGCTGACGGGAATCGCCGAATTGGACCGGGTTTTGGGAGGCGGCATTGTCGGCGGCTCGGCGGTTCTGATTGGCGGTGATCCGGGAATTGGAAAATCTACGCTCCTTTTGCAGGTTCTGGAGAAGCTGGCAGAAAAAGGGCTGCCGGTTCTCTACGTCTCCGGCGAGGAATCGGCCCGCCAGATAAAGCTTCGGGGAAAACGTCTTGGGGCAGCGGCCAAGGATCTTTTGATCCTGGTTGAGGTAGAATTAGAGAGCATTCTGGCCCGTCTGTCTGAGGTAAAACCGGCGGTGGCCGTCATCGATTCGATACAAACCATCTATTCGACAGCTTTTTCTTCTGCGCCGGGAAGTGTCGGGCAGGTGCGCGAGGCGGCCGGTAAACTGATTCTCTTCGCCAAAAAAACAGGCATCCCGATTTTTCTTGTCGGTCATGTAACGAAGGACGGTTCAATTGCCGGTCCCAAAATTCTCGAACACATGGTTGATACGGTGCTCTATTTTGAAGGCGATTCCGGTCACGCCTATCGCATTGTCCGGTGCATAAAAAATCGCTTCGGGCCCACCCATGAAATCGGGGTGTTCGAGATGCGGGACACCGGCCTGGCCGAGGTTGCCAACCCATCGGCCTTTTTTCTCGCCGAACGTCCCGAGGGGGTGGCGGGATCGATTGTCGTCCCGAGCATGGAGGGAAGCCGGCCGATTTTGGTTGAGGTGCAGTCGCTGGTCAGTGCGACCAGCTTCGGAATGCCGAGAAGAACGGCGATCGGTGTTGATCATAACCGGGTTTCGCTGCTTACGGCGGTGATGGACAAGATCTGCGGGATCCATGTTGCCAACAGCGACATTTTTCTCAATGTGGCAGGCGGGGTAAAAATTGACGAGACAGCGACGGATTTGGGGATTGTCGCGGCGATTGCCTCCAGTTTTCTCAATAGGCCCATTGCGGCAGGCACCGTTGTTTTTGGAGAGGTTGGCCTGACCGGGGAAATTCGCGGGGTTTCGCAGACTGAATTTCGGATAAAAGAGGCCGCCCGCATGGGATTTAAACGGTGTATTTTTCCGGGAAACAGGCAACCCGAGGTGATGTCGTCAGATAAATCGAGGATTGGCATTGAACTCATTCCGATCCGTTCGCTGGGCGAGCTGATAGAAAGTATTTTTTGACGGGCGGCGAAAATTTTTTTGCTCGCGACTTGACAGAGCGGAATCGATGCATATCATATCGCCGATTACTGGGTTAATCAAAAATCATAAGCTTAAAATTAATAAAGATGAAAGGAGAGGATAGACAGTGAAAATCAGACCATTGCAGGACAGATTGATCGTCAAGCGCGTTGACGAGGAAGAGAAAAGCAAGGGGGGAATAATAATTCCCGATACCGCAAAGGAGAAGCCTATGGAGGGCTTGGTAGTTGCGGTAGGCAAAGGCAAGAAAACCGATGAAGGCAAATTGATCCCGATGGATGTCAAAGAGGGCAACAGGGTTCTGTTCGGGAAGTACTCCGGCACCGAGGTCAAAATTGACGGCCAGGAGCTTTTAATCATGCGCGAGGATGATATCCTCGGTATCCTTGAAAAATAATTAATGAAATATTAGGGAGGAAAGATAGATGGGAGCTAAGATTATTAAGTATGATGAGGAGGCGAGGAAGTCGATCCTGAATGGGGTCAATACCCTTGCCGATGCAGTGAAGGTAACGCTGGGCCCCAAGGGGCGCAACGTCATAATCGACAGAAGCTACGGCGCCCCGAATATCACGAAGGACGGCGTAACGGTTGCCAAGGAGATCGAGCTTGAAGACAAGTTCGAAAACATGGGCGCCCAGATGGTAAAGGAAGTTGCCAGCAAGACCAGCGATGTCGCCGGCGACGGCACGACCACGGCGACAATTCTGGCCCAGGCGATCTTCCGCGAAGGCGCGAAGAGCGTGGCTGCCGGCAGCAACCCGATGGATCTGAAACGCGGTATTGACAAGGCTGTGGAAGTGGTTGTAGCCGAACTCCGCAAAATGAGCAAGCCGACCAAGGATGCCAAAGAGATAGCCCAGGTCGGTACGATATCGGCCAATAACGACGAGACAATCGGTTCCATCATCGCCGAGGCGATGGAGAAGGTCGGCAAGGAAGGCGTCATTACCGTTGAAGAGGCAAAAGGGCTGGAAACGGAGCTTGATATCGTCGAGGGAATGCAGTTCGACCGCGGTTACCTTTCCCCTTATTTCGTGACAAATCCCGAGAAGATGCAGGTGGAGCTGGAAGATTGCTTTATTCTTATCAATGAGAAGAAGATCGGCAACATGAAGGATCTGCTGCCGATCCTGGAGCAGATCGCCAAGATGGGAAA of the Syntrophales bacterium genome contains:
- a CDS encoding NUDIX hydrolase, which produces MRVRVSAVFERGGEILCMKYMYGGKDVFALPGGGVDQDAPLKTTLIKEWKEELGIKVDIGGVIMVGEAPVTKRHPQTLHIIFEAFEIYGTPKVRPDNTSSLGIAWVAVEKINQCAIYPDVGKKLYDFLMKEPKTALEFIDNCMERGFW
- a CDS encoding nitrous oxide-stimulated promoter family protein produces the protein MKSLDKEVKTVKLMIGLYCRGQHGAKEPCESCRELAGYAEARIRGCRYGEKKPACSQCPIHCYKKEMRGRITEVMRFAGPRMTWRHPLLAIQHLAGRKGSYER
- the galE gene encoding UDP-glucose 4-epimerase GalE; its protein translation is MILVTGGAGYIGSHTCIELIAAGFELVAFDNLSNASSASLQRLETITGKIVPFVKGDIRSHADLAGVFDNYQPEAVIHFAGLKAVGESVTEPLLYYNNNLTGTICLLETMQEFGCKTIVFSSSATVYGDPHTTPIREDFPLAATNPYGRTKLMIEEMLGDLFTADNTWRIARLRYFNPVGAHASGLIGEDPHGIPNNLMPYISQVAVGKRAKLNVFGGDYDTPDGTGVRDYIHVVDLARGHLKALEALTAQPRLLTVNLGTGKGYSVLEMVRAFEKSSGREVPYEIVARRPGDVAKCYADPSLAKSLLGWEAQFDLERMCSDSWRWQSMNPNGYADAN
- a CDS encoding peptidylprolyl isomerase, with translation MTEQLLGATIKTTKGDIQIKFFPVEAPLTVLNFINLAARGFYDGLAFHRVIPDFMIQGGCPLGTGTGGPGYRFPDEFSPSLKHDKPGILSMANAGPGTNGSQFFITHVPTPWLNNKHTIFGEVAGADNQNVVNSIGVGDKIVSIEISGDYSGLAETNKQQLEGWNSILDAKKK
- a CDS encoding enoyl-CoA hydratase-related protein codes for the protein MTYKTLLVEIRQGVGVIWMNRPERQNALDATMIKELEEAFSLLDADQEVRIVVLAGAGACFCAGADRERLQELAENSLEKNRLDAMSLAKLLQTIHNLSKPTIARVTGFAVNGGAALVAACDMAVSDYNAEFGLSDLRFGLLPTTIVPYLLKAVGERTARHWFLSGELFAAAEAYRTGLLTDITPAEELDARINELIGKIIQGAPNAQACLKDWLRSTAGDPITPGLCEDSALRFANACAGEEFQRGLADLLAKRKPHWLLKKKKAAPKTNRPQNEKKPKAAIKPGRK
- a CDS encoding adenylosuccinate synthase; the protein is MANTVIVGAQWGDEGKGKVVDIYSEKADVVARFQGGNNAGHTLVIGGRQIIMHLIPSGILHAGKICMIGNGVVIDPGVLIKELDGLREQGLLPADVRLYVSEKAHVIMPYHRRIDVARESHGVGKKIGTTGRGIGPCYEDKISRVGIRICDLLDEEVFREILIRNIEEKNFYLTKLFGEEPLDGEAIFAEYRSYSEKIRPLVADCSLILQKEMNKGSNILFEGAQGSHLDIDHGTFPYVTSSNTVSGNAACGTGVGPAAIQNVIGICKAYTTRVGEGPFPTELKDAVGERLQQVGQEFGATTGRKRRCGWLDTVLVRHSIRLSGITGIALTKLDVLTGIEKIKVCTEYRSANAEFTESVPANLRVLASCQPVYEELDGWTEDIRKAKKMEDLPKNTRRYIERLEEITGVPMALVSVGPDREETISLYDPFSG
- the serA gene encoding phosphoglycerate dehydrogenase, giving the protein MKNVLISDNLSPEGLEILKCNKGIEFDFRTKMTPEELKAVIGNYDALIIRSATKVTAEVMELAGRLKVIGRAGIGLDNVDIPEASKRGIIVMNTPGGNSVTTGEHAIAMMLALNRKIPQATASMKAGKWEKSKFTGRELLNKTLGIVGIGRVGGIVADRALGLKMRVIAYDPFISPEAAEKMGITLASLDEIFTTADFISVHTPMTKETRGVINAEAFKKMKKEACVINCARGGIIDEKDLYEALVAGRIAGAALDVFEEEPTKNMALISLENVICTPHLGASTDEAQINVAVAIAKQICAYLTTGEINGAVNFPAVSAEILTVIQPYLTLAEKLGKFEAQLVSGAIEEVDIEYNGEILNYNVAPITISLLKGLLTPILNESVNFINAPFIAKERGIRVVESKSNEVKDYTSMISVTVKTAKEEAFAAGAIFGRNEPRIVRINKFTVEVIPEGRLFVVYNNDKPGVIGNIGTILSQSGVNISHLNLSREQIDGRAMVILGTDSVVLPDVVDKLRNLPNILSVNELEM
- a CDS encoding phosphoserine transaminase is translated as MTNPNFGSGPCSKRPGWNLDALKDAAVGRSHRSTLGKGKLQDAINETRKILEIPDHYLLGIMPASDTGAFEAAMWSLLGTRAVTVLVWESFSEGWATDVAKQLKLSPTVIRADYGKIPALATVNWENDVIFVANGTTSGVKIPNWDWIPSDRKGLSFCDATSAAFAMPIQWDKVDVLTFSWQKCLGGEAAHGMLALSPRAVERLESYDPPWPLPKIFRMKKGGKINQTIFEASTINTPSLLCVEDYLDALKWAGKIGLAGLIKRSRENFQIVEKWSAANDWIAFLAEAPETRSTTSVCLSVVSPQVQALPLAEQAKFLKEISSEMAKRKAAYDMNSYKDAPPGFRLWCGPTIEPADISFALAELEKVYREKIAGL
- the radA gene encoding DNA repair protein RadA, whose protein sequence is MKTEITVNKKIKTVFFCSNCGQQAPKWLGRCPTCGEWNTFVEEELQSDSACKTSEFRLNGVPQSIEAIEAKDGERLLTGIAELDRVLGGGIVGGSAVLIGGDPGIGKSTLLLQVLEKLAEKGLPVLYVSGEESARQIKLRGKRLGAAAKDLLILVEVELESILARLSEVKPAVAVIDSIQTIYSTAFSSAPGSVGQVREAAGKLILFAKKTGIPIFLVGHVTKDGSIAGPKILEHMVDTVLYFEGDSGHAYRIVRCIKNRFGPTHEIGVFEMRDTGLAEVANPSAFFLAERPEGVAGSIVVPSMEGSRPILVEVQSLVSATSFGMPRRTAIGVDHNRVSLLTAVMDKICGIHVANSDIFLNVAGGVKIDETATDLGIVAAIASSFLNRPIAAGTVVFGEVGLTGEIRGVSQTEFRIKEAARMGFKRCIFPGNRQPEVMSSDKSRIGIELIPIRSLGELIESIF
- the groES gene encoding co-chaperone GroES: MKIRPLQDRLIVKRVDEEEKSKGGIIIPDTAKEKPMEGLVVAVGKGKKTDEGKLIPMDVKEGNRVLFGKYSGTEVKIDGQELLIMREDDILGILEK